CTGACCATGCCAATGCTGGCGGAACTGCAGATGCGCACATGAGCACCGCCGGCAGCGCCAACAACGACGCGCCATGGGGCAGCGGTGTTGCACGCGGTACCGATCGTGCTGCACAACGCAAGCACTCAACCAGCACGGTATGGCCGGAAGCCAGACAGCAATAGCCGCTGTAACGCACGACAGGAAATCCAGGCAAAAAAGTGGGCGGTTTATACCCGCCCACTTTTATCCAGCTAGCACCTGATTAATCAGGGTTTATGGTGATGTTGCCCCATCTTGTGACCAGCCATTGCCTCAGCATCAAACACAGCCTGCTGTTCCGGTGTCAACTGCGCATAAAACGTCTTGATCACCTTGATCCGCTCTACCATCTTGGCGTGACGCGCATCTGACATTGCCAGCATCTTGTCCAGACGTTGCGGTGTATTCAGCTTGGCAAACTCGCTGCGCTGATCCTGCTTGTCCATATCCATAGCACGCATACCGGACTCGCTGGCCTTGGCGTATACATTCCACGCGGCCTCCTGCTCCGGCTTCAGCTTCAGCTTGGTTTTCAGCTCAGCCATATGCTTGGCACGAAATGCCTCCTGTTTAGCGTGATCCATGCCCCCGTGCATCGCTTCGCAGCTCTCCATGTTTGCAGAACCACTGGCAGGCACGGCAAACGCCGATACCGCCAACATGCTGCTACCAGCCAGCAAACTCACCATCACTGCACGTTTGGCAAAAGAGCCATGAGTCAATTTCATTACGATCTCCTTCAGAGTCATGAATAAGATGCCGGCCCAGAACGGGTACGGCATGGAATTCATTGTAACGGAAAGATGTATCAGACCGATGTCGGAAAACAGCGAAGATGTTGCAAGTTGTATCTTAACGTGAAAGTTTGGCTTTTTTGCAGGCATTGGAGGCCGGGAGCCGCCCGGCCTGACATGGCGGGCACTATGCTACATAGCTAGATACCGACGTTACATCTTGAGCTTTCTCTCTACCGCGAAAAAACCCCGGAATTCGGAACTTTGTAAAACGGATGGCTAGATTTACTGTTCATGAGCCATTTCGTTAAGGGCTGCTCTGGCTAAAAACCCACTACGAGTTTCATGTTTGGCTGCAACATAATCATCAATACGGCTTAAAATAAAGCGCGGCATGCTGATATTGACGCGCTCCGGTTTAGCGTCAATCTTGGACAAATCCACCTCGACCAGCGCCCATGTGGCTTCTTTATAATCTTCCAGTTTTCTCAAATCTTCAATCTTGGAATGATGAATATCGACTTTCTCACCTGATTCCAATAATAATTCGAGATGGTCAAAAATAGCGTCTTTGGCATTTTTAATCGCGTCATCAATGGTATCTCCCCATGAATGACACCCCAAAATATCGGGCACGATCACACCGTAAACGCTTCCCTCATCTTTATGGATTGCGATAGGAAATTGCATGGTTTCTCTCTTTCTACCCTCTCAGTATCTACGTAACTTACGTAGCTTGTTAAACACCGTACGCTAAAAACATCCCATTTTCTGCGAAACAAGCCGGACTCACTCGAGTCCGGCCTGTTTCAGGATGCTGTTTACTGTTCCCAGTGGCAAGTCCTTTTCCGGGTGCGGCACCGTTACAAGGCCAGGTTTTATTGGATGTTTAAAATGATGATGGCTACCTTTAACGCGCACTTCATACCAGCCTTCATCTATCAGCATCCGGATTATTTTTGATGATTGCATGCATGTCTCCACGGATGTTTAAATGAATTATACACACGAATACACACACGTCAATAAATCTACACATCGGTGTGTAGATTTATTGACGAAGCGGTCAGACAAGCTGAATCAAAAAATCACGCGCTTGTGCGTAACTCCGCGCGCTTAACGCTCTTATTATCCCCGCCTGAACGATTTGGACGAATGTACCCTGCGTTGCTCGCCAAGCCGGGCGGCTGCGGAACTCGGCGGTGGAGAGGGGATAAAATCAACAACGGAAATTCAAAATCAAATTCAAAACCAGCCCACCCGACGCTACCCTTGTCCGGGCGACGCCCGGACAAGCCGAACCAAACAAGACCATCACGCGCTTGCGCGTAACTGCGCGCTCTTAACGCTCTTAACGCTTTTATCCCCTTCTGCATCGCTTCGGCTGGGCCGTTCAGGCGGGAGGGGTAGGCGAGCACTGTTTGAGCTCCGCAGCAGCTTGCGGGGTGTGCAAGCTGTCAGGGCGAGTTGCGCAGCCCCCGTCTGAACGGTTCAGACGAAGGTACCCCGCAGGGGCGAGGCTGTAGGGTGCCGTTCTCTTTGGTTACTTTCTCTTGGGCAAGCAAGAGAAAGTCACTTGCCGCCGGGCAACCCCCGGCCTGACATGGCTGGAAATTTGCTGCATAGGCAGACCAAAATCTCTTTATTCCCTCGTTCCTTATGAATGAATGAGTCTTGCTACAAAACCAACTAAGTTATGTTGCTTTGTTTCATGAGTTTGCAGCACCAAATAATTAAACAAATCTTCACGAACCCTATCATTTGACTTACCCAAAAGCTCTTCTAAAGATTGTCCAAGCTGATAAACTGCTATTTTACAAGCATCGCGAAGCGGTCTTTTTATGAGACCTACAGTTTCTGAAGCCCAGTTTGCTGGAATTACAATGCGATTGTCACCAAAGTATAATTTCAACTTGGCTTCATGCAATGCTATATCCATACGAATCAATTCAACCAAACCCACTTCTGGAGTCCACGGAAGATACATTAATTGTCTTTTTAATCGTTCAAATAATGCAAGCATTACATGATCATTTCTTTCCTTATAATCGACAAGAGATTCTTCTTCTACATCTTTATCAAGCGCAACCATCAATTTTGTATGTTTTGGTAACATTTGAGGAGCTTTGTCCAAAAACTCTAAAATCTGACGAAACCCTCCGAGGGGCACAGTCAGAGTAGTAGGCAGTAACACACCTAAGTTTGTTTGCTGGCGATAAATGTTTAACATAGCATTAAGACATTTTTTCCCTGAATCGTCTTCCACATATACGATGCAATCTGGCGCAACCTCTTCCCCAGATGAAATTGGACTTCACCCGCTTCAGTAGACACATTATGATGTAGAAACTGAACAGGAGTGAAGCCAATGAGTAACGCAAGATATACAGCAGAATTTAAGGCA
The Sulfuriferula thiophila DNA segment above includes these coding regions:
- a CDS encoding Spy/CpxP family protein refolding chaperone codes for the protein MKLTHGSFAKRAVMVSLLAGSSMLAVSAFAVPASGSANMESCEAMHGGMDHAKQEAFRAKHMAELKTKLKLKPEQEAAWNVYAKASESGMRAMDMDKQDQRSEFAKLNTPQRLDKMLAMSDARHAKMVERIKVIKTFYAQLTPEQQAVFDAEAMAGHKMGQHHHKP
- a CDS encoding type II toxin-antitoxin system HicB family antitoxin, with product MQFPIAIHKDEGSVYGVIVPDILGCHSWGDTIDDAIKNAKDAIFDHLELLLESGEKVDIHHSKIEDLRKLEDYKEATWALVEVDLSKIDAKPERVNISMPRFILSRIDDYVAAKHETRSGFLARAALNEMAHEQ
- a CDS encoding type II toxin-antitoxin system HicA family toxin, whose protein sequence is MQSSKIIRMLIDEGWYEVRVKGSHHHFKHPIKPGLVTVPHPEKDLPLGTVNSILKQAGLE